The DNA segment CGCCCACGCGCGGGTTAACTCGCGCGTCTTCGAGGGCGCGGTACAGCTCGTCGACCGTGTGCGGGCGGAAGGCATTGCGCACCTCGGGCCGGTCGAACGCGATGCGCGCGATGCGGCCGTCGTTCGAGAGGTGGTAGGTGATGTCGGTGAAGGATGCTCCGGCCGGGGCCTCTGCCCACTCGGACGGGTCGAACAGCTCGGAAACGCTCACGCTCCCAGCCTACTTGCGCCCGTCCGACAGCCCCACGTCCGCCCCGACCCCAACCGCTATGAGGACGCCAACCAGGGAAATGCGCGTCTGGATTCCCCCGGTTGGCGTCTTCACGCTCGATGGCGGAACCCTGGTCCCCCCTACGCTGGGTGCGTGACCCTCAGAATTCGCACCCTCGCCTTCGCCGTGCCTGCCGCGTTCGCCCTCGCGCTCTCGCTGTCGGCGTGCGCGTCACCTGCGACCGAGCCCGACTCCGCGTCGACCCCGAGCGCGAGCGACGCACCGGCCGCGTCCGGCGTCGCGACGACCGGCGCGTGCGACGGCGACGAGGGCGTCACGGTCGTCGTCGACACGGGCGACCTGGATGTCTCCGACGACCCCTCGGGCGAGTGGTGCGTCTCTGCCGACGACGCCATCGGCGCCGCCGACGCGCTCGCGGCCACCGGCGTCACGACCGAGGGCACCGAAGAGTACGGCGACCAGATCGTGTGCCGAGTGAACGGCGTGCCGTCGGAGGACACCGCGCTCGAAGGCGACGACGGCACGGTCGTTCACGAGGAATGCCAGTCGATGCCGCCCGCGTTCGCCTACTGGTCGCTCTGGACGAAGCCCGCGGGCGGCGAGTGGGGCTACGCCGAGGAAGGGCTCTCCACCCTCCAGCTCGAGCCCGGCGATGGCGTGCAACTCCTCTTCGTGCTCAACAACGAGCCGGCCGCGCCGAGCGCGTAGCGCCGCTTCCGGTGATGCCGTGAGGTCCCGACCCGCACCCCTTCGCGCCGCGGCGTTCATCGCCGCGGGGTTCGTCGGGGTGCGGGTGCTGTACCGCGTCGCGTTCCACGGCGCCGACGGGTCGGGGCCCGTGGTACTGCCCTTCCCCGAGATCCCGCTGCCGCGGCCGTTTTCGCACGTCGTGCTGCTCGGGCCTGCGACGCTCGACGGCCTCGTCGACGCCGCCGTGAGCGCCCTGCCGATCGCACTCACGATCCTCGCCTTCGGCCTGCTCAACGCCGTCTTCGACGTCCCTCGCCTCCTCACTCGCGCGGCCCGGCGCGGCCCGTTGCGAGGCGTCGCGCGCATGCTGTCGGTCGCGTGGGCGGGGCTCCCGGCTCTCGCCGAGGCTGTGCGGCGGGTGCGGTTCGCGCAGCGCCTGCGCGGCGAGCGCGGCGGCCCGCGCCTGCTGGCGCCCGTGCTCGAACGGACGCTCGAGCGGGCCACGGCCGTGGCTGCGGCCCTCGAACTGCGCGGGTTCGCGGGACATCCGGTGGACGGAGTCTGCGAACGTCCGGTCGAGGCGCGAGACCTCGCCATCACGCACCGGGATGCCTCGGCGCCCGCCGTGCTCGTGCCGTCGCTCGAGCTCGCGACCGGCACGCTCACGCTCGTCGCTGGCCCGACCGGCAGCGGCAAGTCGACGCTCCTCCGCGCCGTCGCGGGGCTGCACTCGCACCTCGATGGCGGCACGACCTCGGGCGAACTCGTCGTGGTCGGCCACGACCGCGAGGCCACGCCCCCACGCGACACCGCCCGGACCGTCGGCGTCGTCCTCCAGCACCCGCGTGAGGGGTTCGCGACAGAGCGCGTGCGCGACGAGATCGGCCTCGTGCTCGAACTCCGCGGCGTCGATCCCGTCATCGTCGCGGCGCGCGTGCAGGAGATCGCCGCGCGCGTCGGTATCGAGTCGCTCGTCGACCGCGACCTGAGCGGCCTCTCGGCCGGCGAGGCGACCCTCGTCGCCATCGCCGCCGCGATCGCCGAGCACCCCATCCTGCTCCTCATCGACGAGCCGCTCGCCGACCTCGACGTCGTCATGCGCGCCCGCATCGTCGGCCTGCTCGGCGCGCTCGCGCACGAGGCGGGCATGTGCGTCGTCGTCGCCGAGCACCGGCACGCCGAGTTCGCGGCGGTCTGCGACGGCCGCGTCGAGGTGTCGGGCGGGGTCGCGCGGCCGGTCGCTTCGAGCGGGGCGGATGTCTCGGAGACGACGGATGCATCGGGGCTCGCGCTCCTCGGTCCCCGCACCCGCGCAGCCTCCGACGTCGTCTTGCGCGCCCGCGAGCTCACGGTCCTCCACGACGGCACGCGCGCGGTCGACGCGGCGGGCCTCGATCTCGCGGCGGGCGAGCTCGTCGCCCTCACCGGCCCGAACGGCGCCGGCAAGTCGAGCCTCCTCGTCGCGCTCGCGACGACGCGCGGCGGGGCGGTCGAGGTGCTCGACAGCCATGGCCGGATCGGCGTCGCGCTCGTGCCCGACGCCTCCGACGACCTCTTCGCCTCGACCACGGTCGCCGCCGAGTGCGCCCGCACCGACCGGCGCACACATCTGCCCAAAGGCACGACCGCGGCCCGCTTCGCGGCGTTCCTCGGGCTCGACCCTTCCTCGCCGGCGTTCCTCGACCGGCTCGCCCGCCACCCGCGCGACCTCTCGGTCGGCGAGCGCCGCTGCCTCGCGATCGTGCTGCAGACGGCGCGGACTCCGAGTGTGCTCCTCGTCGACGAGCCGACGCGAGGGCTGGATGCCTCGGCACGCGCCCTCGTCGCCTCGGCGCTCGTGCGGGCCGCAGACGCCGGAGCCGCGGTGTGCTTCGCGACGCACGACGCCGCATTCGTGGCCGCGCTCGCGGATCGGGTGCTGCCGATGGCGGGCGGCGTGCTCGGGCCGGCGGAAGCACCTGCCCGCGACGAAAGCCCAATCGACGCGGCCCAGCCGCAGCGAACGGAGTCGCAGCCCGAGACATCCGCCACGCCCGCGACATCCGTTCTCCCCGCCGCATCCGCCGCCCCCGAGGCATCCGCCCGGCTTTCGACGCCGCCGCGCTCGCGGCGCGGCCTTCGAGCCATCCACCCCGCCTTCGTCGCCATGACGCTTGCGAACCTCGTCGCGCTCGCCTCGTTCACGTGGCCGCTCGCGGCGGCCGCCGTGCCGTCGCAGGCGAGCGCCGCCGTGCCCGTCGCGGCCCTCGCGCTCGCGCCCGTCGCAGCCCTCGTTGTGCTGTGGGCGCTCGACGAGTCGGTACGCAGCGCGCACACCCTCGCCCTGCTCGGCACGCTCGCGGCGATCGGCGCCGCCGTCCGCATCGCGGGCACCGGCGTCGGCGGCGTCGAGGCCGTGTTCATCCTGCTCATCCTCGCGGGGCGCGCCTTCGGCGCTCGGTTCGGGCTCCTCCTCGGGCTCACGACGATCGCGCTGTCGACGATCGTGACGGGCACGTTCGGGCCGTGGACGCCGTTCCAGATGTTCGCGTGCGCGTGGGTCGGGGCGGGCGCCGGGCTCCTCCCCCGCGGGCTCTCTCACCGCGCCGAGATCGCCGTGCTGTGCGTCTACGGGGTGGTCGCGTCGTACCTGTTCGGCCTCATCATGAACCTGTGGTTCTGGCCGTTCGCGATCGGCACCCGCTCGTCGATCGCGTACGAGTCGGGTGCGCCGCTCGCGCAGAACCTCTGGAGCTTCCTGCTCTACTCCCTCGTGACCTCGTCGATCACGTGGGACACCCTGCGCGCGATCACGACCGTCGTCGGGCTCGTCGTCGTCGGCGGCGCCGTGCTCGCCGCGTTCCGCCGGGCGAAGCCGATCCCGGCGGGCGACCGGGCGGCGCGCGGCGCGGCCGTCACACCGAGAAGTACTTCGCCTCGGGGTGGTGGAACACGAACGCGTCGGTCGACTGCTCGGGGTGCAGCTGCAGTTCGTCGCTGAGTTCGACGCCCATGCGCTCGGGCTTCAGCAGCTCGACGACCTTGCGGCGGTCCTCCATGTCGGGGCACGCGGGGTAGCCGAGCGAGAAGCGAGCGCCGCGATACTCGAGCTTGAAGAGGCCTGCGGTGTCGGTCGGGTCGTCGGCGGCGAAGCCGAGCTCGGAGCGGATGCGCGCGTGCCAGTACTCGGCGAGCGCCTCGGTGAGCTGCATGACGAGCCCGTTGAGCTCGTAGTAGTCGCGGTAGCGGTTCTCGGCGAACATCTTCGCGGTGAACTCGTCGATCTTCGCGCCCGCCGTGACGAGCTGCACGGGGAGCACGTCGATCTGCCCCGACTCGCGCGAGCGCACGAAGTCGGCGAGGCACAGGTGACGGTCGCGGCGCTGGCGCGGGAAGTGGAAGCGCAGTCGTTCGGAGCCGAGCGCTGCACCGGGTGCCGCGCCGAGCGACTCGCCGTCGGGCGCGAGCAGCCCCGGCTGCCCGAGCACGCCCTCGCGGTCGTCGCCGTGGTGCAGCACGACGAGGTCGTCGCCCTCGGACACGACCGGGAAGTACCCGTACGCGACCGACGCGTCGAGCATGCCCTCGGCGAGGATCCGGTCGAGCCAGTACCGCAAGCGTGGCCGGCCTTCGCTCTCGACGAGCTGCTCGTAGCTCGCGCCGTCTTCGCCGCGGCCGGGCTTCAGCCCCCACTGGCCCATGAACGTCGCACGTTCGTCGAGGAACGCCGAGTAGTCGGCGAGCGCGAGGCCGCGCACGATGCGCGTGCCCCAGAACGGCGGGGTGGGCACGGGGTTGTCGGATGCCACGTCCGAGCGCGCGGGCATCGCCTCGGGCTCGGTGAGGGTGAGCTTCGAGCCGCCCGTGTGGATGCGCTTCTTGAGGGCGGGCAGCCCGACTTCGGCGGGCGCGGCGCCGCGGGCGATCTTCACGAGCGGCTCCATGAGGCTCAGGCCCTCGAACGCGTCGCGCGCGTAGCGCACCTCGCCGTCGAAGAGGCCCGCGAGGTCGTCTTCGACATACGCGCGCGTGAGCGCCGCGCCACCGAGGATGATCGGCCAGCGCTTCGCGAGCCCGCGCGCCTGCAGCTCCTGCAGGTTCTCCTTCATGACGACGGTCGACTTCACGAGCAGCCCCGACATGCCGATGACGTCGGCGTCGTGCTCCTCGGCGGCCGCGATGATGTCGGCGATCGGCTGCTTGATGCCGAGGTTGATCACCTTGTAGCCGTTGTTCGTCAGGATGATGTCGACGAGGTTCTTGCCGATGTCGTGCACGTCGCCGCGCACGGTCGCGATGACCATCGTGCCTTTGCCGGATGCCTCGGTCTTCTCCATGTGCGGTTCGAGCAACGCGACCGCGGACTTCATCGTCTCGGCCGACTGCAGCACGAACGGCAGCTGCATCTCGCCCGACCCGAAACGTTCGCCGACGACCTTCATACCCTCGAGGAGGTGGTCGTTGATGATGCCGAGGGCGGTCATCCCCTCGCCGCGGGCGAGGTCGAGGTCGGCTTCGAGGCCCTTCGACTCGCCGTCGATGATGCGCCGTTCGAGGCGCTCGCCGACGGGGAGGGCCGCGAGCTCGGCGGCGCGCTGGTCGCGGAGAGCCGCCGTGTCGACGCCCGCGAAGAGGTCGAGCATAACGGCGAGCGGATCGTACGTCGTGTTGCCGTCGGCATCGTATTCGCGGCGATCCCACACGAGGTCGAGGGCGACCTTACGCTGCTCCTCCGAGA comes from the Agromyces protaetiae genome and includes:
- a CDS encoding ATP-binding cassette domain-containing protein encodes the protein MRSRPAPLRAAAFIAAGFVGVRVLYRVAFHGADGSGPVVLPFPEIPLPRPFSHVVLLGPATLDGLVDAAVSALPIALTILAFGLLNAVFDVPRLLTRAARRGPLRGVARMLSVAWAGLPALAEAVRRVRFAQRLRGERGGPRLLAPVLERTLERATAVAAALELRGFAGHPVDGVCERPVEARDLAITHRDASAPAVLVPSLELATGTLTLVAGPTGSGKSTLLRAVAGLHSHLDGGTTSGELVVVGHDREATPPRDTARTVGVVLQHPREGFATERVRDEIGLVLELRGVDPVIVAARVQEIAARVGIESLVDRDLSGLSAGEATLVAIAAAIAEHPILLLIDEPLADLDVVMRARIVGLLGALAHEAGMCVVVAEHRHAEFAAVCDGRVEVSGGVARPVASSGADVSETTDASGLALLGPRTRAASDVVLRARELTVLHDGTRAVDAAGLDLAAGELVALTGPNGAGKSSLLVALATTRGGAVEVLDSHGRIGVALVPDASDDLFASTTVAAECARTDRRTHLPKGTTAARFAAFLGLDPSSPAFLDRLARHPRDLSVGERRCLAIVLQTARTPSVLLVDEPTRGLDASARALVASALVRAADAGAAVCFATHDAAFVAALADRVLPMAGGVLGPAEAPARDESPIDAAQPQRTESQPETSATPATSVLPAASAAPEASARLSTPPRSRRGLRAIHPAFVAMTLANLVALASFTWPLAAAAVPSQASAAVPVAALALAPVAALVVLWALDESVRSAHTLALLGTLAAIGAAVRIAGTGVGGVEAVFILLILAGRAFGARFGLLLGLTTIALSTIVTGTFGPWTPFQMFACAWVGAGAGLLPRGLSHRAEIAVLCVYGVVASYLFGLIMNLWFWPFAIGTRSSIAYESGAPLAQNLWSFLLYSLVTSSITWDTLRAITTVVGLVVVGGAVLAAFRRAKPIPAGDRAARGAAVTPRSTSPRGGGTRTRRSTARGAAAVRR